From the Actinopolymorpha singaporensis genome, the window CTCGGCCAGCACCGACAGCTGGCTGCCGATGTTGCCGTACCCCACGATGCCGAGCCGGCGGCCGCGCACCTCGTGGCTGCCGGCGGCCGACTTGTCCCAGATACCGGCGTGCATGTCCCGGCTCTTGTCGGTGAGGCGCCGGGTGAGCGCGATGATCTCGGCGATGGCGAGCTCGACGACGCTGCGGGTGTTGGAGAACGGCGCGTTGAACACCGCCACCCCCCGCCGGGTCGCCGCCGGCAGGTCGATCTGGTTGGTGCCGATGCAGAACGCGCCGACCGCGAGGAGGTTGCCGGCCCGGTCGAGCACCTTCTCGGTGAGCTGGGTGGTCGATCGGATGCCGAGCAGGTGTACGTCGCCGACGCGCTCGGCCAGCTCGTCCTCGCCGAGTGCGCCGTCGTGGGTCTCCACGTGGAAGCCGGCCGAGGAGAGCAGCCCGGTGGCGTCGGGGTGGATGTTCTCCAGCAGCAGGACGTTGATCTTGTCGTCTCCGGTGGGGGCCATGGCAAAGATGGTGCCCCCTTCACCCGGAGCAGGCACACCCGGGTCCACGGTGCGGTACGCCCGGTGCCGGCGTGCGGCCGTCCCGGCGATCGGCTCCGCGACCGCTACGCACCACTTCCGGTAGCTACCCGCCGGTCATGGTCGTCTGTTCCCTCGCCGAACTGGCCGGTGCGCTCGCCCTGGTCGTCGTCGGTCGCAGGGCCGGTCGCAGGGCCGGTCGCAGGGCCGGTCGCAGGGGCGGTCACCGGCCCGGTCGCCGGGTCGGCCGCCGGACGGTTCGGGATCCGGATGGACGCGGCGGCGGCCAGGAAGCAGAGGAGGCCGGCTCCGGTGAACGCGAGGGTGTAGCTGCCCAGGCCGTCGCGGACCAACCCGGCGGCGGTCGCGGCGATCGCCGCGCCGATCTGGTGGGAGGCGAAGACCCAGCCGAACACGATCGGTCCAGCGGTGCCGAAATGCGTACGGCACAAGGCGATCGTCGGCGGCACGGTCGCCACCCAGTCCAGCCCGTAGAACACGATGAAGATCAGGAGGCTCGGGTGCGGCTCGGCCGCGAGCAGTGACGGAAGCAGCAGCAGGGAGCCGCCGCGCAGCGCGTAGTACAAGCCGAGCAGCAGCGGGGCCGGAACCCGGTCGGTGAGCCAGCCGGAGGCGATCGTCCCCACCACGTCCAGCACACCCGCCAGGGCCAGGAGGGACGCGGCCACAGGTTCGGCCATGCCGTGGTCGTGCGCGGCGGGGATCAGGTGGATCTGGATCAGTCCGTTGGTCGACATGCCGCAGATCGCGAAGCCTACGGCGAGCAGCCAGAAGGGCTTCGTGCGAGCTGCCGCGGCCAGCGTGGCCAGGGCCCGGCCGGCGGCCGGGTGCTGGACCGGTTCGGCGGGTTCGTCACCCGTTGCGCCGTACGGTACGAGCCCGACGTCGCTCGGCCGGTCGCGCAGGAACACCACGACCAGCGGAATGACCGCCAGAGCGGCGATCGTCACCGTCCAGGAGGCGCTGCGCCAGCCGGAGCCGACGGCGAGAGTGGCGAGTACGGGCAGGAACACCAGCCGCCCGGCCGCGCCCCCGGAGGTCAGAACACCGGTCACCAGGCCGCGGTGCCGGACGAACCACCGCCCGGTGATCGTTGCCACGAAGCCCAGCGCCATCGCCCCGGTGCCCAGGCCGACGAGCACACCCCACAGCAGGACCAGCTGCCAGCTGGCGGTCATGAAGACCGTCAGCCCGCTGCCCACCACGATCAGCCCGAGCGCGCAGACCAGGACCCGGCGGATCCCGAACCGCTCCATCAGTGCGGCAGCGAACGGCGCGGTCAGGCCGTAGAGGAGGAGGTTCACCGAGATCGCGAGCGAGATCGTGCTGCGCGACCAGCCGAACTCCTCCTGCAGGGGAGTGACGAGGACTCCCGGTGTGGCGCCGAATCCCGCGGCGGCGACCAGGGTGAGCATCGAGACGCCCGCGACCAGCCAGGCACGGTGGAGGCGGGGCGAGAGTGTGGACGTTCGCACGGAGACCAGTCTTCGGGCTGGAACGGGACCGAACGAGTGGCCTGAAGGCCAACATGTGCAAGGATCGGGCCATGCCGTTTCGCGCCGTCGGATCACGGCACCGGATCGCGGTGCTGGCCCTGCCCGCCGTCGTGCCGTTCGACCTGGGCACGGCGACCCAGGTCTTCGGCTCCGCCCGCGACGGCGACGGGCGGCGGCACTACGTCGTCCGGGTCTGTACGCCCGACGGAGCGGCGGTGCCGACGGCCTCCGGCTTCGACGTCACTCCCGAGCACGGCCCGGAGCTGCTGGCCGACGCGGACACCGTGGTGGTTCCCGGTGTGCACGGCGGCTCGGCGATGACCGACGGGACGATCGACCCGCTGGTCGCCCAGGCCCTGCGGGAGGTGGTGGCGACCGGGCGGCGACTGGTGTCGATCTGCACAGGTGCGTTCGTGCTGGCCGCGGCGGGTGTGCTGGACGGGCGCCCGGCGACGACCCACTGGGCGCACGCCGAGCGGTTCCGTCAGCTGTATCCGAAGGTACGGCTCGACCCGGACGTGTTGTTCGTCGACGACGGCCAGGTGCTCACCTCGGCGGGGGTGGGCGCCGGGCTCGACCTGTGCCTGCACATCATCCGACGCGATCACGGTGCCGAGGTGGCCAACAGCGCGGCCCGCCGGTGTGTGGTGCCGCCCTGGCGTGACGGCGGTCAGTCGCAGTACATCGAACGCCCGGTTCCCTCCCCGGCCGGCACCACCACCGAACCCACCCGCCGGTGGATGCTGGAACACCTGGCCGACCCGCTCGACCTGCAGGCGCTGGCCGGGCACGCGCGGATGAGCGTACGGACGTTCACCCGGCGGTTCCGGGAGGAGACCGGCCTGAGCCCCGGCAGCTGGCTGGGACGGCAGCGCATCGAACACGCCCGGCACCTGCTGGAGTCCACCGACCTGCCGGTCGACGGGGTGGCCCGGGCGGCAGGGTTCGCGACCACCGCGTCGCTGCGCCAGCACCTGCACGCGGTCGTCGGCGTCTCGCCGCTCGCGTACCGGCGAACCTTCCGAGGCACGTCGACGTCCTGAGCTGGGGCCGAGCCGCCGCCGGTCCACTTCTTCGCGGAGCGTCGCGGAGCCCTGCGCGGCCGCTGTCAACCAGCGCTTGTCGGGGTACGGGACCGCAGCGAACTCGCCCTTACGTGCAACTCGGTGGGCAGCACCGTCACCGACGGCGGGCGGTCCGGATCCTCGACCCGGCGCAGCAACAGGTCGGCGGCGGTGCGCCCGATCTCGTACGTGGGCTGGGTGATCGTGGACAGTGGCGGCCGGATCAGCGTCGCGCACGGCACGTCGTCGAACCCGAACACGCCCACATCGGCGGGCACCCGCAGGCCCCGGTCCACCAGGCACTCCAGCGCCCCGACGGTGAGCAGGTTGTTGGTGGCGAACACCGCGTCCGGGCGCGGAGTGTGGTCGAGGAGTTCACCCATGGCGGCGTACCCGCCCCGCTCACGGAAGTCGGCGTGGCGTACCAGCCGCGGATCCGGTTTCCGGCCGGCCGCCCGCAGTGCGCGGCGGTAGCC encodes:
- a CDS encoding MFS transporter, with protein sequence MRTSTLSPRLHRAWLVAGVSMLTLVAAAGFGATPGVLVTPLQEEFGWSRSTISLAISVNLLLYGLTAPFAAALMERFGIRRVLVCALGLIVVGSGLTVFMTASWQLVLLWGVLVGLGTGAMALGFVATITGRWFVRHRGLVTGVLTSGGAAGRLVFLPVLATLAVGSGWRSASWTVTIAALAVIPLVVVFLRDRPSDVGLVPYGATGDEPAEPVQHPAAGRALATLAAAARTKPFWLLAVGFAICGMSTNGLIQIHLIPAAHDHGMAEPVAASLLALAGVLDVVGTIASGWLTDRVPAPLLLGLYYALRGGSLLLLPSLLAAEPHPSLLIFIVFYGLDWVATVPPTIALCRTHFGTAGPIVFGWVFASHQIGAAIAATAAGLVRDGLGSYTLAFTGAGLLCFLAAAASIRIPNRPAADPATGPVTAPATGPATGPATGPATDDDQGERTGQFGEGTDDHDRRVATGSGA
- a CDS encoding GlxA family transcriptional regulator, whose translation is MPFRAVGSRHRIAVLALPAVVPFDLGTATQVFGSARDGDGRRHYVVRVCTPDGAAVPTASGFDVTPEHGPELLADADTVVVPGVHGGSAMTDGTIDPLVAQALREVVATGRRLVSICTGAFVLAAAGVLDGRPATTHWAHAERFRQLYPKVRLDPDVLFVDDGQVLTSAGVGAGLDLCLHIIRRDHGAEVANSAARRCVVPPWRDGGQSQYIERPVPSPAGTTTEPTRRWMLEHLADPLDLQALAGHARMSVRTFTRRFREETGLSPGSWLGRQRIEHARHLLESTDLPVDGVARAAGFATTASLRQHLHAVVGVSPLAYRRTFRGTSTS